ACAAGTTAGGGGAAGTCAAAGGGTAGAAACACAAGATCCAGAAGGAACATACGATGCACTTGCTAGATATGGAACAAATTTAGTAGATTTAGCAAAGAAAAATAAGTTAGACCCTGTAATTGGAAGAGATGAAGAGATAAGAAGAATTATAAGAATTTTATCAAGAAGAACAAAAAATAACCCTGTATTAATTGGTGAACCTGGTGTAGGTAAAACTGCGATAGTTGAAGGCTTAGCAGAGAGAATAGTAAGGGGGGATGTACCAGAAGGGCTAAAAGATAAAATCGTATTCTCTCTTGATATGGGAGCATTGATTGCTGGTGCAAAATACAGAGGCGAATTTGAAGAAAGATTAAAGGCTGTCTTAAAAGAAGTTCAAAGTTCTGATGGAAAAATCATTCTATTTATAGATGAGATTCATACTATAGTTGGAGCTGGTAAAACAGAAGGCTCAATGGATGCAGGTAATTTGATTAAGCCTATGCTTGCAAGAGGAGAGTTAAACTGTATTGGTGCAACTACTTTTGATGAATATAGAAAATATATAGAGAAAGATAAAGCACTTGAGAGACGTTTCCAACCTGTGATTGCAGAAGAACCTACTGTTGAAGATACAATATCTATACTTAGAGGACTTAAAGAAAGATTTGAGATACATCATGGAGTAAGAATTCATGATAATGCTATTGTAGCAGCAGCAAAACTTTCCCATAGATATATACAAGATAGATTTTTACCAGATAAAGCAATTGATTTAATAGATGAAGCTGGAGCTATGATTCGTAGTGAAATAGATTCATTACCAACAGAATTAGATGTTGTTAGAAGAAAATTATTTACACTAGAAACTGAAAGAGAAGCTTTACTAAAAGAAAATGATGATAAGAGCAAGTCAAGACTAGAAGATATTCAAAAGGAAATAGCAGAGTTGAAATCTAAAAATGATGAAATGACTGCTAAATATGAAAAAGAGAAGAGTCAAATATTAGATATTAAAAATTTAAAATCTCAATTAGATGAAGCTAAAGGGAAAGCTGAAAAATATGAAAGAGAATATGATTTTAACAAAGCAGCAGAAGTTAAATATGGTGAAATACCTAAGTTAGAAGAGCAAATAAAGCAATATGAGGAAAGTATGAATGATAGTTCTGAAAATTCACTTTTAAAAGAAGAAGTTACAGAAGAAGAAATATCTAATATTGTATCAAAATGGACAGGGATACCAGTAACTAAATTAGTTGAAGGTGAAAGAGAAAAACTACTTAAGTTAGAAGATGAACTTCATAAGAGAGTTATTGGACAAAATGAAGCAGTTACAGCAGTTTCAAATGCAGTAATACGTGCAAGAGCGGGGCTAAAAGATGAAAGAAAGCCAATTGGTTCATTTATATTTTTAGGACCTACAGGAGTTGGAAAAACTGAACTTGCAAAAACTCTTGCTAGAAATTTATTTGATAGTGAAGATAATATAATTAGAATTGATATGTCTGAATATATGGAAAAACATGCTGTATCAAGATTAGTAGGACCTCCTCCAGGATATGTAGGATATGAAGAAGGTGGACAACTTACAGAAGCAGTTAGACGTGCACCTTATTCTGTAATATTATTTGATGAGATAGAGAAGGCACATGAAGATGTATTTAATATGTTTTTACAAATATTAGATGATGGTAGACTTACTGATAATAAAGGTAAGACTGTAGACTTCAAAAATACTCTTATAATAATGACTTCTAATATAGGAAGTAATTATTTATTAGAAGCAGGTGGAAATATAACAGATACTACTAATAGCCTTGTAATGAATGAGATGAAGCATAGATTTAAACCTGAAT
This sequence is a window from Clostridioides difficile. Protein-coding genes within it:
- the clpB gene encoding ATP-dependent chaperone ClpB; the encoded protein is MDVEKMTLRVQKSLNEAYNEAVKNHNQQVDVIHLFSALINQEDGLIPNIIEKMNISIASLRNTVNFEMEKLPKVYGEGADSQGVSATRKINEVLIKAESISKEFKDSYISVEHVMLAMMETESKSVVGKILKQYNINKNDFLNVLSQVRGSQRVETQDPEGTYDALARYGTNLVDLAKKNKLDPVIGRDEEIRRIIRILSRRTKNNPVLIGEPGVGKTAIVEGLAERIVRGDVPEGLKDKIVFSLDMGALIAGAKYRGEFEERLKAVLKEVQSSDGKIILFIDEIHTIVGAGKTEGSMDAGNLIKPMLARGELNCIGATTFDEYRKYIEKDKALERRFQPVIAEEPTVEDTISILRGLKERFEIHHGVRIHDNAIVAAAKLSHRYIQDRFLPDKAIDLIDEAGAMIRSEIDSLPTELDVVRRKLFTLETEREALLKENDDKSKSRLEDIQKEIAELKSKNDEMTAKYEKEKSQILDIKNLKSQLDEAKGKAEKYEREYDFNKAAEVKYGEIPKLEEQIKQYEESMNDSSENSLLKEEVTEEEISNIVSKWTGIPVTKLVEGEREKLLKLEDELHKRVIGQNEAVTAVSNAVIRARAGLKDERKPIGSFIFLGPTGVGKTELAKTLARNLFDSEDNIIRIDMSEYMEKHAVSRLVGPPPGYVGYEEGGQLTEAVRRAPYSVILFDEIEKAHEDVFNMFLQILDDGRLTDNKGKTVDFKNTLIIMTSNIGSNYLLEAGGNITDTTNSLVMNEMKHRFKPEFLNRVDDIIMFKPLDQDNIKQIIDIFMEDLKNRLKEKDISIEVTDSAKDVMVREGYDPVYGARPLKRYIGNTLETIIARKLIAGDIYNGCTIIIDGQDENIEVLVK